Genomic DNA from Oryza sativa Japonica Group chromosome 5, ASM3414082v1:
CTTTTCTGTTAATTATCATCATTCTACTGTGTACCTGTGCAATAACATGTTCATAGTTGTGCGTATGTGTATACTCAAAGAGAATGCCAACATCTATGCCATTGCTCTTTTGCATTGGAATGtaagacctttttttttcattcactgGTTTTATTTGTTCCATTAAAATCATGGTCAATGATGATGGCACATAATTAATATAGCATATTATTTCCAACATCCATTTCATAGTCCTTGTAATGGTTTTGTTATCTTGACTATTGTGTTCTTTTGCTAGCTCAGTCATATGATTTCACACGCTTTATCAGTTCATTCTACTTCAAAGGCTATGGTTCTCTCACAAAGATGCAAAAGGTTGAATGGAATAACAGGTCAGCAGCATTAACCAACTTAATTGCCAAGTTCCTACATCCCACTCTATTATTATAAGCTTCTGATGATACATCTTCTGACCCTTTGTTACTATAGGGGCATGTCCACCGTCCATGCAATATTCATTACACTTATGTCAGCATACTTAGTCTTCTTCTCGGGTTTATTCTCTGACCAGCAGGATGGACCAGTAACATTTAGAAGTTCGAGCCTCTCCAATTTCACGCTAGGGGTATACATATGCAATTACTTTATTGTCCTGTGACTTGTGATATTTCATTATACTTAGTTACTTGAATCTCATGTTTTGCTAGGTCTCAGTTGGGTATTTCATTGCGGACCTTGCCATGATACTATGGTTTTACCCTTCACTCGGTGGAATGGAGTATGTAAGTAAACATTTTTCATCTTATTTTTACCCTCTCTTCAGTTTCCCTCCTAACTGACTAACCTAGGTCCGTTGCCCTCCATTTGACTCCTGCAAACTGCATTATTTGTCATTAGCCATTACCAACTTACTCTTGGCTGTCTTTTGTCAGCTTGTCCACCATGTATTGTCACTTACTGCTGTAACGTATACTATGCTTTCTGGGGAAGGACAGTTATACACATACATGAGTCTCATCTCAGAGACTACTACACCTGGAATCAACCTAAGATGGTAACTGAGTATACAAATATGTTGCATAGAATTTTGTTTTGGTATCATCTTCAATCCATCAGTCCATCTAAACTGCTATTCTCTCCCCTTTGTGTTATCAAGGTTCCTTGATGTTGCTGGAATGAAAAGATCCAAAAGATACGTTGTTAATGGAGTTGCAATGTTTCTTACTTGGCTGGTAAGAATAAAGTTCTAAACTAGTTGTGTTGTGGCAGAATGTATTGTTCTGCACTGACTATAATTAAATGGGAATTATGTGATCTATGCATACATTTTCGTGAAAGCATTAGTCTTTAATTACATCTGAACTTTTCAACTgtaatattgttttatttaaatttttgtgATTTCGAATTTCTGCTAGCCTTGGAAGCAGTTGTCTTGCTAGTTCGGATTTGTACATATGTTCAAACAAATGCTTGTTTTCCAGTGAGGATAATATTGGCACATAGGTTTATTGGCTACCAAGTGAGATATATTGAATTATTCTAAGGGAAAATGATCCTTCCTAACTATGGGAGTTTTAAGACTAAACTACCAAAGTTGTATTTGAACACTCAGGTTTACTTAAATCTGTCGCTAAATCGATAATATGGTTTTTTACTATATTTTGGAGCTTCAAGTACCTTGGTCTGCTAACAATGAAAGAAACTCCTTTGTGCAGGTTGCAAGGATAATTTTGTTCATGTACTTGTTTTATCAGATCTTTTTACATTATGATCAGGTACATGGTAATTCTTCTGGATTCAATGTACATGATGGCTATCAAACACATATTTCTGACTTGATACTTGTTCGCATACAGATTAAGCAGATGGAGACCTTTGGTTATCTTCTGGTTTGTGTTGTGCCTGCCATACTGTTCGTGATGAATATGATATGGTTTTCCAAGATCTTAAGGGGCCTCAAGAAGACACTGGCCAAGAGGCATTGAGTGGGGCAAGGGGTATGCATGTACAGCCACGACAAACCACCTATCTGTAAATTCACTCAGCAGGCCAGCAGCCTATAGCTTCTCATTAGTCACGATGGCTAATCCTGGTAATATCAGCTTGGCCATTAAGATCCAGATTTATGATTGAATGCCCAGCTTTTTATGCATGGATGATATATTAATTTGTATATATGTTCCGCTATGGCTGTATGTTCTTAATACCCATCTTCTTTTTCTCGGTATAAATGATTATATCTTAGTTTTAACTTAAACAACTATTTGCCCCAATTTCAGTCACATTGTCAACACATTGCTGTAATTTGCCATCAGCTTTGGCCATCATTCCCAAGAATAGTTTGATCATCAACTTTTAGTCTCCCTGGACTAAACTGCCTTTCTTTAGATCTGGCTTCACAATGATGCCCGAGTTTTTAAAACATGTATAGGCTGAAGAATTTTGGAATTTGGAATTTGGAATCAAGAAAGTTTTCAAAAGGTTATCTTTTGTAGACATGTTCCATATAACTCTTTATATTCTACTGATCCTATGTGGGTTCCAACAAGGAAAGCAAAAAGTAAGAGATGGAGCCTGAAATATAACACAATTTCTAGTACAATCAACAAAACCAAGTGCCTGTAGGATTAACATTCCTTCAATTAACTAACTCAAACAGATGAACAAAAAGGGTGCAGGTGTCACAAGTAAATCAAATGATCCCATGAGATACCAGCTAATGAGATGCTGGGGAAGTGCTCCTTGCAATTCAACTTCCATCATGTGGGATATGTAGGACATACAAACTGCCAGAAACATTGAAGCAGTTAAATAGCTCCATTTTAATTAGTATCACAATATGAGTACATTAGCTTATGCACCTCCCATAGTCCCTTCCCCTTTTATTTGGCACCTTCACCATGATAATAATATTTCATTATCTGCACCATTAAGTGCCTTCCATCAGATAGCATATAGCTCAAGCAAGTTTCCAACTAAGAATGcctttaaatttattttcttgaGTACAGCTTTCTAAAGCTTATATAAGTAGTCCTAATTCTCCTCTTCCTGATCTATCACACACAATATGCATTCTTTCATTCACTTGTCCATTCTTCTTTGCCTCCTATCCACAACCCTCATTTCCTATGCAAAAGATAGCAAAGCCCATAGCAGTGTGGTCCTTGGCCTTAGCCATGTTAGGTCTCTATCTGCTCCATCCATGGTGATAATAAACTCCACAAGATTTGACTTCTTGGACATCATAGAACCAGTAACAACATATACAGATGGCTACCTTCTTTCCCTAAACCTGGGCATGCCCCCACAGGTTTTTCAGGTGTACTTGGACACAGGGAGTGACCTCACTTGGGTTCCTTGTGGCACCAACTCCAGCTACCAGTGTTTGGAGTGTGGCAATGAGCATAGCACCTCCAAGCCAATTCCATCCTTCTCCCCATCTCAGTCCTCTTCAAACATGAAGGAACTATGCGGCAGCCGCTTCTGTGTCGACATCCATAGCTCCGATAACTCCCATGACCCCTGCGCTGCAGTGGGTTGCGCCATTCCTTCCTTCATGAGTGATCTATGCACTAGACCCTGCCCTCCTTTCTCCTACACCTATGGTGGTGGAGCACTGGTCCTTGGCTCCCTTGCAAAGGACATTGTAACACTCCATGGAAGCATATTTGGCATTGCCATCCTCTTGGATGTCCCTGGCTTCTGCTTTGGCTGTGTTGGTAGCTCCATAAGGGAGCCTATTGGCATTGCAGGGTTTGGCAAGGGCATACTCTCCCTGCCATCCCAGCTAGGGTTTCTTGACAAAGGATTCTCTCATTGCTTCCTAGGATTCCGGTTCGCGAGGAACCCGAACTTCACCAGCTCGTTGATCATGGGTGACCTCGCGCTGTCTGCGAAGGACGACTTCCTCTTCACCCCAATGCTGAAGAGCATCACTAACCCAAACTTCTACTACATTGGGCTAGAGGGTGTCAGCATTGGAGATGGTGCCGCCATTGCTGCTCCTCCCAGCTTGAGCAGCATCGATTCCGAAGGCAATGGCGGGATGATCGTCGACACTGGGACGACATACACTCACCTCCCTGATCCATTCTACACCGCAATCCTATCATCCCTTGCCTCTGTCATACTCTATGAAAGATCTTACGACCTCGAGATGAGGACGGGGTTTGATCTCTGCTTCAAGATCCCTTGCACACACACCCCATGCACACAGGATGAGCTGCCTCTGATAAACTTTCACTTCCTCGGCGATGTGAAGCTCACGCTGCCTAAGGACAGCTGCTACTACGCGGTCACCGCGCCCAAGAACTCGGTGGTGGTGAAGTGCTTGCTGTTCCAGAGGATGgacaacgatgacgacgacgacgatgttgGTGGCGCGAATAATGGGCCAGGAGCAGTTCTTGGAAGCTTCCAGATGCAGAATGTTGAGGTCGTCTACGATATGGAGGCAGGGAGGATTGGGTTTCAGCCCAAGGATTGTGCCCTTCACTCCTAGTGACGACGTCGTTGGAGAAATCTATTCGTGATACTTTTCATTCTATCCCTTTAGCGCACGATCGAACGGGGTTTCAGGTGTTCTTGGCCATTTTTATTTCAGTCGAGCTGCTTTGTGTGTGTTAATGGTACGAGTGGCCGTACGAAGTCACTAGCAAAGAGAAATTGTTAGTGGGGAGTTGATGACGAGAAAGCAAAGGGATCACACTCATGTAATGCGAAACTGCCACTTCTGTTTTAAGTTCAAAATAAAGGCGTGCTTTATGTGTTGGAATAACGGTCGAGCTAGTGTGTACATCACAGTTGTTTCAGAAGTGTATATGCTTTCGACGTTTGATGATAGACGGCTCAATGTGCAACTGATAATCAATATTTTCTCCCTTAGCTTCCGGTACGTGATGATTCGTGTGCATCTGAATATCATCACACCTTGTGTTTGTGATCATCTGGTTGTATCAGACGGCTTACGGAAGATATGTTCTGCTGTTGGATTGGGTTGGGGTCTTGGGGAATGGATGCTGAGTGCCACTCTGTGTTTGTTTCACTATCCTAATGTGTTCCGTTTAGTTCTCTGTCTTCCACGTGACGATCAATGTTTTTCTCCCTTAGCTTTTGTTCGGTGATTCGTGTGTATGTCAAGTATACGCCTATCCCGGTGTGAACTTTGGCTTTCAAAACCCTGTGTCTCAACGAACACCAGCAAGTCGTTGTAGTATAGTGGTGAGTATTCCCGCCTGTCACGCGGGTGACCCGGGTTcgatccccggcaacggcgaactgttttttttttagcctCCGTGCAGAACGAACGGCAGAAACGTGTCTCTACCAGTCTACCTTCGCCGCGGGTAAAGACTGCCAGTAGTAGAGTTGTCTTGCCCGTGGCGTGTGGGTGAGTCCGCGTTCCGTAATCCGTGGGtgcccctcgtcgtcgtcggcacgTCGGGAACTAGCGAATCGCTGTGCGCGAGGGCCACGCGAACCGTGTGCGTGCGTGTTGCGTGGTGCTGTGCATGCGCGCGGCGCGGAGGTATGTGGGGGTGGGTGGGAGAAGGGCGGGGGCGGGCATGGGCATTTGGCAGACAGCGCGTGCGTGCCGCGCAACAGAGGGGTCGTTGGCGGCGGCCCCGCGCTTTCTTCCCACGACCCACAACCTGAGTGCGCTGCCGCTGCTGGGAGCCTGGCCTAACATACATATGCTTTGTGCAAGGGTGCCCGGTGGCACTGTGGCGGCGCCAGTACAGTCGTTAGTCGACACCCTTGGCTACTGATGACGCGCGAGGTGGGGTCGTTGCGGGATGACACCGGACCGGACATCCCCCATAGCAACGATAACCCTGGTGGTAtacgtactctctccgtttaaaaaaaaacaacgggATTTGATCCCTCCTAATATAacgaaaatgtttttttataaaggGAGTATACTGGTATGTATCTTTCCGAACTTATCATagcgctttttttttctcttctttagcTTCTTTAGAGTGCGTTTGGTTCCAAGCTATACTTTACcatcatttgtttttttaataatggaatataatatctCGGCTTTTACTCAAaagagctacaaccaattattacatagtAGCTTTCAAGAACATAGTGTAACTCTAAATGAATAGAACATACCgaagagaaaaacaaagaaaccagcCTAACGTAAGGAGATCACAATTATTAaagtctatttgtaaatctccaaccataattggtaaaaagttgcataacctTAGTCTCCAACTTTCGGCATGCAACATTCAGAaactcttcatcttcatcacacctttgtagtTGTGCCCAAAATCGAAGCCAATGAGTTGCCCTGAAAATGACCTGcatataaaaaaatgatggtgatttgtcaaaaaccatatcgTTTCTACTCAGCCATATTAACATCATTTGTTAATAAATATTATCACACTCACTTAAGgtgattaaatttttttatcacaCTTCAACAAGTTTAAGGGAATCTTGTCACAGAGTCATAGATGTGTGGGACTTAGCTTATTGGAAGAGTCTCTTGTCACAGTTGTAGCTACAACTAACAACTGGCAAGATAATCAAACTTGTCTAACTTTAAGTGTAGCAAACTGTAATAAAATATGGCTTGTAACCGAACACTCCCCAATAGTGTCTTGCCTTCAAGCACCAAGCTTCACTTCACTGCAGTGATTGGCTTAATTGCTCAGTCCGGTCAGCCAGCTCTCGTGCGTGGATCGGAGGAAGCTCGTGATGCGGGAAGAAGCACCGCCGGAGATGAGCCAGCGGCTCCTCCTTGCCATCCATCGCACATTTGCGCGCGTTGCTCGATATTTGGGTGATTTTCACGATTAGCTACCTTGTTAATTACACTATGCTTTTGTTGTCCGTGAACCCTTTGTTCTAGTGCCATGCTAAGAGCATGCCAATACTTCCCCACCTTAGTGTTGGACTACACAAACTTTTTCCCCCTGCTTGGTCAATAATTTGTTACATATTataccaaaataaaaatgatatgtTAGATATGCCAAGTCTGTGCTTGTTTGGATATTGGAGATAATGATGCCTTGCAGTCTTGCACGTATACTGCTACTCCCTCTTGATATTCCACGATCGGACTGACAGGACAACGTTATGGTTTAGTAGAGGTTTTGCCAATTGCCGTACATGGGGAAAATAAGAATGTATTGCCTTATTCAAGAAATGAAGCACCTAAGTCGTTGTAGTATAGTGGTGAGTATTCCCGCCTGTCACGCGGGTGACCCGGGTTcgatccccggcaacggcgaactctttttttttttttttggctcttgTAGAGCTCAGGGCCTCAGGCTCTCCGttcaacggagggagtatgatctAACCTCTTTTTAGTAGCAGAAAAACTATAAATCGAAAATTATCGTATAACAAAGAAATTAGTGATATCTAGTAGAGCCTCTCGTAGGCAAAATTGCTATCGCAAATTCGCAGCTACACCAGTGAAGGCAATAACAAAGAAATTAACAGTATACAATACAGTCCAAAAAAGTTGAGCTCTTTGATTTGCCGTTTACTAATTCAGTGTCATTGTACAGTTCGAACACGTACCATCGAACTTATTAATATACCTTAGTGCTCCCATTGGCCAATTGATATACATCGAACTGGAACAGTTTTTCCCTGTGCCATTCAAATGTTTTGGCAGACGGAGATTGGTTTTATCGCAGTAATGGAACGCATGCACTATCAATCTATCCATATAGTTTCATATCATGGTGAAAAATGGTGGCGTGAATTGGATCATCCGTATTGTCCGTCTCCAAATCTGATAGGCATCACCATAGAATGACTGAAATTTGATCTATAGCCAGTAAGCCTGTGCCAACCGTTCCAAACAGAGTATCTCCACCTCACTGGTGTTTTTGAGCTTTTGATCGAGATGCATTCTTCCTCATCGTCCAAAATGCTGCGCGGTACCGATTCTGCAACTCAACAACAGTATAAATAAGACCATTATTACCAAATATCAAGAAGATTGGCAAAATGCACAAACAATTCATGGGTATTGAACTAGTGATGTTAGACGTCCAACAGAATTCAGTACAGCTGAAATCTCAAGTATTGGAAGCTGGCAGCTTTGAAATATTGCATACTAGCATTGTGAACATCCGCTGAGAGTACTGAGTCAGGCAGAGGCAGAGCCCTCGCTGGGACCAAAGAGGGCATTGGTCTCCCCTTTCTTAGCAAAAAAGAGCATTTAACTGCTCGAATAGTCAGATGCAGGTTGAACTGGTCCTGTGTCGTAGTAATTCTGTAAATTGTATCCTTTAGATTGGCCTTTCATGTATTTTGGCTCACGCTCCACCACTAACTGATACATTCAACAACTGAATTTGGACAACTAGTCTCCTAGCACTCCTAATACACCTGTTGAATTTACTATGCAACAGTTGAACACTATATGAGCCTACAAGGGATTGAGGAACAAGTGGACATCTAGAAGTCCAAATGACCAAGTTTCCAACTGCAGCAAACAGGACTATCACCTTTAAGCTTTCACTGTGCCATTCTAAATATTTGCCATAAATTCAATCACTTCCTAGATATTTGAAGATTAAACCACAGTGAAGACTGTTGAGATTAAAAGATTACCTGCATCATTGATTTCATATTTGCAGTGTATGTGGTATCTATCATTTTCTCCACCTGAAAACCACAAATCAAAGtaatccattcacatatttttGCAGTGAGGTGATGCACTTTCTGTCTAATCATAACccttcactcttttttttttacaacaatgcatatatataataaacATGTATTGCACTTTTTTTTGCAAGATACAAGTGTACAAATCCAACGTATTGGTGCactatgcatatgcatatgcatagtTTGGAGTTTCCTCAATTATAgcccaaaacttttttttttttgcaaaacactCACCTCCATCACAAATCCATAATGGTAAGCAACTCTTTTCACATCTTCCAAACTCAGTTCAATAGACATATCCTGTGTTTAAGGAGATAAATTAAGTTCCTCAAGACATAGTAGCACCTTCAAGGATTCAATTAGCATAGCATTCATTCATTTAACTAGTATAATAAGGGGAGAGAACTAATTACATCATCTGGTCCATAGGAGTCAGCGAAGTGATACAGAAGCGGACCCAAATTTATCCAGACCTGTTGGTTGAAATTGCATAATTATCAATGACAGATAAGAAACAGTAAATAAACAACATATACCGAATTATAAATTTCCCCGTAAACTGACTCAAAAAAACATTAGCACTGATTCATCAAGAATAGTTTATCAGAGTTTAATCCTATAAAAAGAGACTCACCCCACCATCCTTGAGAACTTTTGATATGATCTCTATATATTCAACGATATTGTGTGCCGTATCCAAGAAGAAGCATGTTACAACAGCATCCCATGAAGCTGGAGCAAAATATGAGTATTGTGAGAATGTCAAGAAGGCAAAAAACCCGTAGTTACCAATCATACATATCTGAACTAAAAGCAGAACAAATTAACACATCAAGGTCAGAATTAAAGTATTAGACTTCAAAATGACTTCAACCAATAATCATCAGTTTCAGAGTTATTGCATTGCATGCCTCAATAGCCTACAATATTAATTTGAGGAGCTCATTCCTTCTCCATAATACATAAAATCAAGGACCTGGCTTGCAACTGCCTCCTACTTCATTTCTAAGAAAATGCCTATCGTTTGCAATTTAGTTTTTGACGAACGTTAAAGCAATACTCTCACCTTGATTTATTTAATGAGCATTACAAAATAAATCCAAGCAAGCTAACAAATGAACAATAACAGTAATTAATATCCCCCCTTAAAAAATGTACTTCGTATGTATGACAAGAAACAAGACCACCACAAAAGAACAACTCTTTTCCCTTGTTGGCCATGATTTAAAATCGAAACAATCTGACAGAAACAAAACCAGCACAAAATTGTCCTCTTTTTCTGGGGTTCCATCAGAACACATCCATTCTCATTGTGAATTGGTTCTGTACAATTGTCACTCTATTTATATATGCTTTAGACTAACCCCAATGCAAAAAATCTGTTCGAAACGTATCTGTGTTTTTGAATTGTTATTTAATCCCACCGCTTCCAGTTTCTGGCATGCTTTCATTGGGCCACACAAGATTCAAAGGGCAAATGGTACTACAATATTACAATTTAACAAAAAGAGCTAAGTTGAGTGATGCATATCCCTTTATAAGGAAGCCAGGTTAAAATTAATTAACTCATTTTGATTAGTTTATAAGGAAA
This window encodes:
- the LOC4339284 gene encoding uncharacterized protein, which encodes MDLPLMAAKAYKYKAELLVKDYLLADSYVPYASVLGGILMCKLSYDFTRFISSFYFKGYGSLTKMQKVEWNNRGMSTVHAIFITLMSAYLVFFSGLFSDQQDGPVTFRSSSLSNFTLGVSVGYFIADLAMILWFYPSLGGMEYLVHHVLSLTAVTYTMLSGEGQLYTYMSLISETTTPGINLRWFLDVAGMKRSKRYVVNGVAMFLTWLVARIILFMYLFYQIFLHYDQIKQMETFGYLLVCVVPAILFVMNMIWFSKILRGLKKTLAKRH
- the LOC9271549 gene encoding probable aspartyl protease At4g16563 gives rise to the protein MHSFIHLSILLCLLSTTLISYAKDSKAHSSVVLGLSHVRSLSAPSMVIINSTRFDFLDIIEPVTTYTDGYLLSLNLGMPPQVFQVYLDTGSDLTWVPCGTNSSYQCLECGNEHSTSKPIPSFSPSQSSSNMKELCGSRFCVDIHSSDNSHDPCAAVGCAIPSFMSDLCTRPCPPFSYTYGGGALVLGSLAKDIVTLHGSIFGIAILLDVPGFCFGCVGSSIREPIGIAGFGKGILSLPSQLGFLDKGFSHCFLGFRFARNPNFTSSLIMGDLALSAKDDFLFTPMLKSITNPNFYYIGLEGVSIGDGAAIAAPPSLSSIDSEGNGGMIVDTGTTYTHLPDPFYTAILSSLASVILYERSYDLEMRTGFDLCFKIPCTHTPCTQDELPLINFHFLGDVKLTLPKDSCYYAVTAPKNSVVVKCLLFQRMDNDDDDDDVGGANNGPGAVLGSFQMQNVEVVYDMEAGRIGFQPKDCALHS